From Salinirubellus salinus, the proteins below share one genomic window:
- a CDS encoding creatininase family protein yields the protein MYLADEAWPDLETYFAEESLAIVPLGSTEQHGPHLPLATDHLIAEGLAREAAERSGYLCTPTVNVGVSPHHRQFHGTMWVDAPEFRDYVESFTRNLTYHGIDRVVYVNAHGGNVEHLQEVGRRLHADETAFCVEWMWDESIPDLVDDLFEHNGPHGGPKETAMIQHLRPELVHDDRLDDAAEGGVREFEKYFAGEVEPEGRPPMVNGARTFYDARDNSENGVFGDQTDATAAKGAELFDAASEQLVQLCEWLADADYEALMPADHV from the coding sequence ATGTATCTCGCCGACGAGGCGTGGCCGGACCTCGAGACCTACTTCGCCGAGGAGTCGCTCGCCATCGTCCCGCTGGGGTCGACCGAACAGCACGGCCCGCACCTGCCGCTCGCGACCGACCACCTCATCGCCGAGGGACTCGCTCGCGAGGCGGCCGAGCGCTCGGGCTACCTCTGTACGCCCACGGTGAACGTCGGTGTCTCGCCGCACCACCGACAGTTCCACGGGACGATGTGGGTCGATGCGCCCGAGTTCCGCGACTACGTCGAGTCGTTCACCCGGAACCTCACCTACCACGGCATCGACCGCGTCGTCTACGTCAACGCCCACGGCGGCAACGTCGAACACCTGCAGGAGGTGGGTCGACGCCTCCACGCCGACGAGACGGCGTTCTGCGTCGAGTGGATGTGGGACGAGTCCATCCCGGACCTCGTGGACGACCTGTTCGAGCACAACGGCCCCCACGGCGGCCCGAAGGAGACGGCGATGATACAGCACCTCCGGCCCGAACTCGTCCACGACGACCGACTCGACGACGCGGCCGAGGGTGGGGTCCGGGAGTTCGAGAAGTACTTCGCCGGCGAGGTGGAGCCCGAGGGCCGCCCGCCGATGGTCAACGGTGCCCGCACCTTCTACGACGCGCGGGACAACTCGGAGAACGGCGTGTTCGGCGACCAGACCGACGCCACCGCGGCGAAGGGGGCCGAACTGTTCGACGCCGCGAGCGAACAACTCGTCCAGCTGTGTGAGTGGCTCGCCGACGCCGACTACGAGGCGCTGATGCCCGCCGACCACGTCTGA
- a CDS encoding cyclase family protein, with the protein MTVSEFVDLTRLFDADAEHSLSLPAPEVETLADVARDGANVQRVCTPTHAGTHVDAPRHVLVDGPTVDEYPLSRLTGEGVVLGVEVDGSRAVDRGDLVGADTLRDGDAVLLSFGWAEHAGTEAYHRYPWLSTDLADWLLARDVSLLGMDTLSPDEPRESRDSDADPYPVHRRLLRAGVPVVENLADPSALVGERVEVVCAPLSLRGGDGAPCRVLVRPLG; encoded by the coding sequence GTGACGGTGTCCGAGTTCGTCGACCTGACCCGGCTGTTCGACGCTGACGCCGAGCACTCGCTGTCGCTCCCCGCCCCCGAGGTCGAGACGCTGGCCGACGTGGCCCGCGACGGCGCGAACGTCCAGCGGGTCTGCACGCCGACCCACGCCGGCACGCACGTCGACGCGCCCCGGCACGTCCTCGTGGACGGTCCGACGGTGGACGAGTACCCGCTCTCGCGGCTCACCGGCGAGGGGGTCGTCCTCGGCGTCGAGGTCGACGGGTCGCGGGCCGTCGACCGGGGGGACCTCGTTGGGGCCGACACGCTTCGCGACGGGGACGCCGTGCTGCTCTCGTTCGGGTGGGCCGAGCACGCCGGGACCGAGGCGTACCACCGCTACCCGTGGCTGTCGACCGACCTCGCGGACTGGCTACTGGCGCGGGACGTCTCGCTGCTCGGGATGGACACACTCTCGCCGGACGAACCGCGCGAGTCGCGTGACTCGGACGCCGACCCGTACCCCGTCCACCGACGACTGCTGAGGGCGGGCGTTCCGGTCGTGGAGAACCTCGCGGACCCGTCGGCACTCGTCGGTGAGCGCGTCGAGGTGGTGTGTGCGCCGCTCTCCCTCCGTGGTGGGGACGGCGCGCCCTGTCGGGTGCTCGTCCGACCACTCGGGTGA
- a CDS encoding MBL fold metallo-hydrolase encodes MTTIWNLAHDERVFTSNVFLVCADADEGRNVLVDPGNAFDVVPKVREQLGEASLDAVVLTHTHSDHVGNVESVVEAFSCDVWGYDPDHELVDHAIADEERVLLGDHEFLAVHTPGHKDDHLCFYSEDGGVLFAGDLVFANGSFGRTDLEEGDRDTLVASIDRLLDLVDPSLSEMHTGHGPSITTNPRHDIETASRAARMMA; translated from the coding sequence ATGACCACCATCTGGAACCTCGCGCACGACGAACGGGTGTTCACGAGCAACGTCTTCCTCGTCTGCGCGGACGCCGACGAGGGCCGGAACGTCCTCGTCGACCCCGGCAACGCGTTCGACGTGGTGCCGAAGGTCCGCGAGCAGTTGGGTGAGGCCTCGCTCGACGCTGTCGTCCTGACCCACACCCACTCGGACCACGTGGGGAACGTGGAGAGCGTGGTCGAGGCGTTCAGCTGCGACGTGTGGGGGTACGACCCCGACCACGAACTGGTCGACCACGCCATCGCCGACGAGGAGCGGGTCCTGCTGGGCGACCACGAGTTCCTCGCGGTCCACACGCCCGGGCACAAGGACGACCACCTCTGCTTCTACAGCGAGGACGGCGGCGTCCTGTTCGCCGGCGACCTCGTCTTCGCCAACGGCTCGTTCGGCCGCACCGACCTCGAGGAAGGGGACCGCGACACGCTGGTCGCGTCCATCGACCGCCTGCTCGACCTCGTCGACCCGTCGCTCTCGGAGATGCACACGGGCCACGGCCCCTCCATCACGACGAACCCGCGCCACGACATCGAGACGGCGAGCCGAGCGGCGCGGATGATGG
- a CDS encoding ADP-ribosylglycohydrolase family protein — protein MDDDTLDRAKGALLGLACGDALGRPVEFRSPADIDREHGTLREMVGQGTHRQPAGTVTDDTDLALCIAESLVETGRFAPDDVGRRFVDWLEAGPFDVGLTTSDAINELRSGTPALQAGETVWERLAEGGNAGNGSVMRCAPHALAFSGGRLDRVSRASSAITHFDPRCQAGCAVLNRTIRGFLDGETDPLARALETTELPGELRGALDGVGEGDDEALDNSGYVVSTLQTSLHDALVADTAEAAIITAVNRGGDADTLGAVTGAVAGARFGTSALPERWVDYLRTAAGDPLADHLRGLATDLVSGEFDSAV, from the coding sequence ATGGACGACGACACGCTTGACCGGGCGAAGGGAGCGCTCCTCGGACTCGCCTGCGGCGACGCGCTCGGGCGCCCCGTCGAGTTCCGCTCGCCAGCGGATATCGACCGCGAACACGGTACCCTCCGCGAGATGGTCGGCCAGGGGACCCACCGCCAGCCCGCGGGGACCGTCACCGACGACACGGACCTCGCGCTGTGCATCGCCGAGAGCCTCGTCGAGACGGGCCGATTCGCCCCCGACGACGTGGGGCGCCGGTTCGTCGACTGGCTCGAGGCCGGTCCGTTCGACGTGGGGCTGACGACCAGCGACGCCATCAACGAGCTCCGGTCGGGCACGCCGGCCCTGCAGGCCGGCGAGACGGTCTGGGAGCGCCTCGCCGAGGGTGGCAACGCCGGAAACGGGAGCGTGATGCGCTGTGCCCCGCACGCCCTCGCGTTCTCGGGCGGCCGACTCGACCGTGTGAGCCGCGCCTCCTCGGCCATCACGCACTTCGACCCGCGCTGTCAGGCCGGGTGTGCGGTGTTGAACCGGACGATACGCGGGTTCCTCGACGGCGAGACCGACCCGCTGGCCCGGGCGCTGGAGACGACCGAGCTGCCCGGCGAACTCCGGGGCGCGCTCGACGGCGTGGGCGAGGGCGACGACGAGGCGCTCGACAACTCGGGGTACGTCGTCTCGACGCTCCAGACGAGCCTCCACGACGCGCTCGTGGCCGACACCGCGGAGGCGGCCATCATCACCGCGGTCAACCGCGGTGGCGACGCCGACACCCTCGGCGCCGTGACCGGTGCCGTCGCGGGGGCCCGGTTCGGCACGAGCGCCCTGCCCGAGCGGTGGGTCGACTACCTCCGGACGGCAGCCGGCGACCCGCTGGCAGACCACCTCCGGGGGCTGGCGACCGACCTCGTCTCGGGCGAGTTCGACAGCGCGGTCTGA
- a CDS encoding pyridoxamine 5'-phosphate oxidase family protein, whose protein sequence is MSTDEREQGELDREARAAFLGSGGTGVLSFTTEADESPHSIPVSYGFDATDETFYFRLAVGPESEKADLLDRGVSFVVYERSADHWESVVATGHLEHVEDEDVGTDALAGLDRSHIPMFDVFGRPSAQVTFEFYRLAPGSLTGRRETIVRE, encoded by the coding sequence ATGTCGACAGACGAGCGTGAGCAGGGCGAACTCGACCGGGAGGCACGCGCGGCGTTCCTCGGGTCCGGCGGCACCGGCGTCCTCTCGTTCACCACCGAGGCCGACGAGTCACCGCACTCCATCCCGGTCTCCTACGGGTTCGACGCCACCGACGAGACGTTCTACTTCCGCCTGGCGGTCGGCCCGGAGAGCGAGAAGGCCGACCTGCTCGACCGCGGCGTGTCGTTCGTCGTCTACGAACGCTCTGCGGACCACTGGGAGAGCGTCGTCGCCACCGGCCACCTCGAACACGTCGAGGACGAGGACGTCGGTACCGACGCGCTCGCGGGCCTCGACCGGAGTCACATCCCGATGTTCGACGTGTTCGGCCGCCCCAGCGCCCAGGTCACCTTCGAGTTCTACCGGCTCGCACCCGGGAGCCTGACCGGGCGTCGTGAGACGATCGTCCGCGAGTGA
- a CDS encoding DUF5518 domain-containing protein, giving the protein MSSSPPLSEYGSSTGVNALVGGLASIVLAFLPFSTVLGGALAGYLEGPDTDAGLKVGLYAGLVAIVPLALVGFLFGGFFLAFVPMMGPRGGAVGALGFVAFLFVGLLGLLYTVGLSAVGGVLGAYLHREL; this is encoded by the coding sequence ATGTCGAGTAGCCCTCCGCTCTCCGAGTACGGCTCCAGTACCGGCGTCAACGCGCTCGTCGGCGGCCTCGCCAGCATCGTCCTCGCGTTCCTCCCGTTCTCCACCGTCCTCGGTGGCGCGCTTGCGGGCTACCTCGAAGGGCCGGACACCGACGCCGGCCTGAAGGTGGGGCTGTACGCCGGCCTCGTCGCCATCGTCCCCCTCGCACTCGTCGGGTTCCTGTTCGGCGGGTTCTTCCTCGCGTTCGTCCCGATGATGGGCCCGCGCGGTGGCGCCGTCGGCGCGCTCGGCTTCGTCGCCTTCCTGTTCGTCGGCCTCCTCGGCCTGCTGTACACCGTCGGGCTCTCGGCCGTCGGCGGCGTGCTGGGCGCGTACCTCCACCGCGAACTGTAG
- a CDS encoding PQQ-dependent sugar dehydrogenase → MGPPLTRRRALGLGSAALAAGVTGRLGTTPPRLDTFQSGPAVRLDPVVEGLEAPLAFETAPGSDAFYVAEQTGRVRVVEDGTVTGTFLDVRDRMTAPQGERGLLGIAFHPAYAENGTVYVRYSAPRRSGTPSEFSHTFVLSEFVAPDRETVDPSTERTLLELPEPQGNHNAGAVAFGPDGYLYVGTGDGGGGGDEGTGHVEDWYDAVPGGNGQDVTENLLGSILRIDVDGRTDGRPYGIPEDNPLVGRDGLDEHWAWGLRNPWRFSFAPDGRLVVADVGQSGYEEVNVVERGGNYGWNVREGRHCYGAESCPTDSPTGPLVDPVLEYPHSGAEVSGNAVIGGYVHRGRLPGLVGEYVFGDFTGGLFAATPEGDDWPVRRLRVTNTDDGRPPSPLLAFGEDRAGNLYACLSNGTVYRLAPPEGQTPVPTDARTPTPTADDPDGGQTDAAFTTTPGGSATVTEPRETTPGGSGGDGAGFGVLATLVAVVLGAAAAARRRTE, encoded by the coding sequence ATGGGACCCCCGCTGACCCGACGCCGAGCCCTCGGCCTCGGGAGCGCCGCGCTCGCCGCCGGCGTCACTGGTCGTCTCGGTACGACGCCGCCCCGGCTCGACACGTTCCAGTCCGGCCCGGCGGTCCGGCTCGACCCCGTCGTCGAGGGACTCGAAGCGCCACTCGCCTTCGAGACGGCCCCCGGCAGCGACGCGTTCTACGTCGCCGAACAGACCGGCCGGGTCCGGGTCGTCGAGGACGGCACCGTCACCGGCACGTTCCTCGACGTGCGCGACCGGATGACCGCCCCGCAGGGTGAGCGGGGTCTCCTCGGCATCGCCTTCCACCCGGCGTACGCCGAGAACGGGACGGTGTACGTCCGGTACTCGGCGCCCCGGCGCTCGGGGACCCCCTCCGAGTTCAGCCACACGTTCGTGCTCTCGGAGTTCGTGGCCCCCGACCGCGAGACGGTCGACCCGTCGACCGAGCGGACGCTGCTCGAGCTACCCGAACCGCAGGGGAACCACAACGCCGGGGCCGTCGCGTTTGGCCCGGACGGCTACCTCTACGTCGGCACGGGCGACGGCGGCGGTGGCGGCGACGAGGGGACCGGTCACGTCGAGGACTGGTACGACGCGGTCCCGGGTGGTAACGGCCAGGACGTGACCGAGAACCTGCTCGGGTCCATCCTCCGCATCGACGTGGACGGCCGGACCGACGGGAGACCCTACGGCATCCCCGAGGACAACCCGCTCGTCGGCCGCGACGGCCTCGACGAGCACTGGGCGTGGGGGCTCCGGAACCCGTGGCGGTTCTCGTTCGCCCCGGACGGCCGACTCGTCGTCGCGGACGTGGGACAGAGCGGCTACGAGGAGGTGAACGTCGTCGAGCGGGGCGGCAACTACGGCTGGAACGTCCGCGAGGGGCGCCACTGCTACGGGGCCGAGTCCTGCCCGACGGACTCGCCGACCGGCCCCCTCGTTGACCCGGTGCTGGAGTACCCCCACTCCGGTGCCGAGGTGTCGGGCAACGCCGTCATCGGCGGTTACGTCCACCGGGGCCGCCTGCCGGGTCTCGTCGGCGAGTACGTCTTCGGTGACTTCACCGGCGGCCTGTTCGCCGCCACGCCCGAGGGCGACGACTGGCCCGTCCGCCGGCTCCGGGTGACGAACACCGACGACGGCCGCCCGCCGAGTCCGCTCCTGGCGTTCGGCGAGGACCGCGCGGGGAACCTCTACGCCTGCCTCTCGAACGGGACCGTGTACCGACTCGCCCCGCCGGAGGGGCAGACCCCGGTGCCGACGGACGCGCGGACGCCCACCCCGACGGCGGACGACCCGGACGGCGGACAGACGGACGCGGCGTTCACGACGACGCCGGGCGGGTCGGCGACGGTCACCGAGCCACGCGAGACGACGCCCGGCGGCTCGGGCGGCGACGGCGCGGGGTTCGGCGTCCTCGCGACGCTCGTGGCGGTCGTGCTGGGCGCCGCGGCGGCCGCCCGACGGCGCACCGAGTAG
- a CDS encoding mechanosensitive ion channel family protein: MPPDAFQVVPPTVEDAVEPYSELVGDVTLFVTVALVVYLLGRLLVVPGAVRVVRMRNRNNPTLVTATETYLSVVIAGIAIFAGLVASGQAAFLVSTDSAILIAALTFAFGVAGQEVFGSLISGIFLVADPDFNVGDWISWPGGEGYVEAVDFRVTRIRTIDNETITVPNTQLTTNALTRPFGRDSYRVTERIFVSYAEDTERALMELRTLAGAHDRVLEEPTPTTRIVDLGENSITLRAEFWVDDPDGGGIVDVRSDFRRRVKRHFDEEGITLAPPSAQSVTGAIEVARTDGTDAGE; the protein is encoded by the coding sequence GTGCCCCCAGACGCCTTCCAGGTCGTCCCGCCCACCGTGGAGGACGCCGTCGAGCCGTACAGTGAACTCGTGGGCGACGTGACGCTGTTCGTCACCGTGGCCCTCGTCGTCTACCTGCTCGGCCGTCTCCTCGTCGTGCCCGGCGCGGTGCGGGTCGTCCGGATGCGCAACCGGAACAACCCCACGCTCGTCACGGCGACGGAGACGTACCTGTCGGTGGTCATCGCGGGCATCGCCATCTTCGCCGGCCTCGTCGCCAGCGGGCAGGCCGCGTTCCTCGTCAGCACCGACTCGGCCATCCTCATCGCCGCGCTCACGTTCGCGTTCGGCGTCGCCGGCCAGGAGGTGTTCGGGTCGCTCATCAGCGGCATCTTCCTCGTCGCCGACCCGGACTTCAACGTCGGCGACTGGATCTCGTGGCCCGGCGGCGAGGGCTACGTGGAGGCGGTCGACTTCCGGGTCACGCGCATCCGGACCATCGACAACGAGACCATCACCGTCCCGAACACGCAGCTGACGACGAACGCGCTGACCCGGCCGTTCGGGCGCGACAGCTACCGCGTGACCGAGCGCATCTTCGTCTCCTACGCCGAGGACACCGAGCGGGCGCTGATGGAGCTCCGCACGCTCGCCGGCGCGCACGACCGGGTGCTGGAGGAGCCCACGCCGACGACACGCATCGTCGACCTCGGCGAGAACAGCATCACCCTCCGCGCGGAGTTCTGGGTCGACGACCCGGACGGCGGCGGCATCGTCGACGTGCGTTCGGACTTCCGCCGCCGCGTGAAACGCCACTTCGACGAGGAGGGCATCACGCTCGCGCCCCCCTCGGCCCAGTCGGTGACGGGAGCCATCGAGGTGGCGCGGACCGACGGCACCGACGCTGGCGAGTGA
- the thyA gene encoding thymidylate synthase produces MQQYLDLVDRVLRTGTYKPNRTGVDTVSAFGQQYRVDLAEGFPLLTTKEMTGFRWNSLIHEFLWYLSGEEHVRTLSEETAIWDAWADDEGRLDTAYGRFWRRYPVPEGADRLPGESWADPDGDGARWVNEEDGRRTFDQIGYALDTLRENPNSRRIVVVAWHPANAAVSTLPPCHYTFVFNVQGDRLNVHLTQRSGDVALGIPFNIAAYSLLCHAVANRTGFEVGEFVHSVVDAHVYCGQGARGDWYADNLGALQSRLADVDEREAYLDVRDWLVEAAPAEPEDEEGYDHVPGLLEQCARTPKARPTIEVADKPLDELVFEDVQLHDYESAPGLRFAVAE; encoded by the coding sequence ATGCAACAGTACCTCGACCTCGTCGACCGCGTCCTCCGCACGGGGACGTACAAGCCGAACCGCACAGGCGTCGACACGGTGTCGGCGTTCGGCCAGCAGTACCGCGTTGACCTCGCAGAGGGGTTCCCCCTGCTCACCACGAAGGAGATGACCGGCTTCCGCTGGAACTCGCTCATCCACGAGTTCCTCTGGTACCTCTCGGGCGAGGAGCACGTCCGCACCCTCTCCGAGGAGACCGCCATCTGGGACGCGTGGGCCGACGACGAGGGACGCCTCGACACGGCCTACGGGCGCTTCTGGCGCCGCTACCCGGTCCCCGAGGGGGCCGACCGGCTGCCGGGCGAGAGCTGGGCGGACCCGGACGGCGACGGCGCCCGCTGGGTCAACGAGGAGGACGGCCGGCGCACCTTCGACCAGATCGGGTACGCGCTCGACACGCTGCGGGAGAACCCCAACTCCCGGCGCATCGTCGTCGTCGCGTGGCACCCCGCGAACGCAGCCGTCTCCACGCTGCCGCCGTGTCACTACACCTTCGTGTTCAACGTGCAGGGTGACCGCCTGAACGTCCACCTGACCCAGCGCTCGGGCGACGTGGCGCTCGGCATCCCGTTCAACATCGCGGCCTACAGCCTGCTCTGTCACGCCGTCGCCAACCGCACCGGCTTCGAGGTGGGCGAGTTCGTCCACAGCGTCGTCGACGCACACGTCTACTGCGGGCAGGGCGCGCGCGGCGACTGGTACGCCGACAACCTCGGCGCGCTCCAGTCCCGCCTCGCCGACGTGGACGAGCGCGAGGCGTACCTCGACGTGCGCGACTGGCTGGTCGAGGCCGCCCCCGCCGAACCCGAGGACGAGGAGGGCTACGACCACGTTCCGGGGCTGCTGGAGCAGTGTGCTCGGACGCCGAAGGCCCGGCCCACCATCGAGGTGGCGGACAAGCCGCTCGACGAACTCGTCTTCGAGGACGTCCAGCTCCACGACTACGAGTCGGCGCCCGGACTCCGGTTCGCCGTGGCCGAATGA
- a CDS encoding aldo/keto reductase — protein MPGEMPRLGFGTYAHDDPEVCAESVRQALEVGYRHVDTAQGYENEADVGRGIRESSVDREDVFLATKLLTENLAYDDVIHSTKESMDRLGVDTIDLLYVHWPLNTYDPADTLPALDELVDRGWIRHVGVSNFEPRHLEEARDVLENPIFANQVEMHPMLQQDALLADAREHDYWVVAYSPIARGEFFDHPAIAETAARLDCTPAQVCLAWLLDREHVAAIPKATGEHVVENVGALDVALDAEARERIDGIDEEHRVVDFDEAPWHATTD, from the coding sequence ATGCCCGGCGAGATGCCCCGACTCGGGTTCGGGACCTACGCGCACGACGACCCGGAGGTGTGCGCCGAGAGCGTCCGGCAGGCGCTCGAGGTGGGGTACCGACACGTCGACACCGCACAGGGATACGAGAACGAGGCCGACGTCGGGCGTGGCATCCGCGAGTCGAGCGTCGACCGCGAGGACGTGTTCCTCGCCACGAAGCTCCTGACCGAGAACCTCGCGTACGACGACGTGATCCACTCCACGAAGGAGAGCATGGACCGCCTCGGCGTCGACACCATCGACCTGCTGTACGTCCACTGGCCGCTGAACACCTACGACCCCGCCGACACGCTCCCGGCGCTCGACGAACTGGTCGACCGGGGGTGGATACGCCACGTCGGCGTCTCGAACTTCGAGCCGCGGCACCTCGAGGAAGCCCGCGACGTGCTGGAGAATCCCATCTTCGCCAACCAGGTCGAGATGCACCCGATGCTCCAGCAGGACGCCCTGCTGGCCGACGCCCGCGAACACGACTACTGGGTCGTCGCGTACTCACCCATCGCCCGCGGGGAGTTCTTCGACCACCCGGCCATCGCCGAGACGGCGGCGCGACTCGACTGCACGCCCGCACAGGTCTGTCTCGCGTGGCTGCTCGACCGCGAGCACGTCGCGGCCATCCCGAAGGCCACCGGCGAGCACGTGGTGGAGAACGTCGGGGCGCTGGACGTCGCCCTCGACGCCGAGGCCCGCGAGCGCATCGACGGTATCGACGAGGAGCACCGTGTCGTGGACTTCGACGAGGCGCCGTGGCACGCCACGACGGACTGA
- a CDS encoding dihydrofolate reductase produces MSGRDSARPRVVLVAAVAENGVIGVDGGMPWHYPADLRHFKETTTGHPVVMGRTTYESIVADLGGPLPDRTNVVLSTRDLDLPEGAVLADSLDRALERAREAPGGDTVYVVGGETVYEQFLDRADALVLTEVPESPEGDTHFPAFDAEMWREVERREAGELAFVTYERR; encoded by the coding sequence ATGAGCGGGCGCGATAGCGCACGTCCGCGGGTCGTCCTCGTCGCCGCCGTCGCCGAGAACGGCGTCATCGGCGTCGACGGCGGGATGCCGTGGCACTACCCCGCTGACCTGCGACACTTCAAGGAGACGACCACGGGCCACCCCGTCGTGATGGGGCGGACGACCTACGAGTCCATCGTCGCCGACCTCGGCGGCCCCCTGCCCGACCGGACGAACGTGGTGCTCTCGACGCGCGACCTCGACCTCCCCGAGGGGGCGGTGCTCGCGGACTCGCTCGACCGGGCGCTCGAGCGCGCACGCGAGGCCCCGGGCGGCGACACCGTCTACGTCGTCGGTGGGGAGACCGTCTACGAGCAGTTCCTCGACCGGGCCGACGCGCTGGTGCTGACCGAGGTGCCCGAGTCGCCCGAGGGCGACACCCACTTCCCCGCGTTCGACGCCGAGATGTGGCGGGAGGTCGAACGCCGCGAGGCGGGCGAACTGGCCTTCGTCACCTACGAGCGACGCTGA
- a CDS encoding HVO_2922 family protein: MGATFELYEDREGKYRWRLVHDNGNIIADSGEGYATRQKARQGIESVRANAPDAPLESLED; encoded by the coding sequence ATGGGAGCGACGTTCGAACTCTACGAGGACCGCGAGGGGAAGTACCGCTGGCGACTCGTCCACGACAACGGGAACATCATCGCGGACTCCGGTGAGGGGTACGCGACCCGGCAGAAGGCCCGGCAGGGCATCGAGAGCGTGCGGGCGAACGCGCCCGACGCGCCGCTCGAGTCACTCGAGGACTGA
- a CDS encoding DUF6498-containing protein, with translation MGTSGDRARLPGWLGRSRRAAVLALLATNAVPLLGVVIFGWSVQTLLVLYWLESGVVGAFNVPKVRRAHGAETAASRKRALRLKSNGSTVSLPEAPATVPDEPVPRPETRRVARFFLGHYGGFWLVHGAFVFLVPLFAGGAGRLGVADLPTLVFATLAAVVSHGVSYRENYLAAGAWRRVSPGERLYAPYGRVLVMHLTIVVGAFVVSAAGTSVAALVVMVLVKTALDLRAHLREHEREGRRSSEGERPVAQ, from the coding sequence ATGGGAACGAGTGGGGACAGGGCTCGGCTCCCCGGGTGGCTCGGGCGGTCGCGCCGGGCAGCGGTGCTCGCGCTGCTGGCGACGAACGCTGTCCCGCTCCTCGGCGTCGTCATCTTCGGCTGGTCGGTCCAGACGTTGCTGGTGCTCTACTGGCTGGAGAGCGGCGTCGTCGGCGCGTTCAACGTCCCGAAGGTCCGCCGCGCGCACGGCGCCGAGACGGCCGCGTCCCGGAAGCGGGCGCTGCGGCTGAAGTCCAACGGGTCGACGGTCAGCCTCCCGGAGGCCCCCGCGACGGTCCCCGACGAGCCCGTCCCGCGGCCGGAGACCCGCCGCGTGGCGCGGTTCTTCCTCGGACACTACGGCGGGTTCTGGCTCGTCCACGGCGCGTTCGTCTTCCTCGTGCCGCTGTTCGCGGGCGGCGCGGGGCGCCTCGGCGTGGCCGACCTCCCGACGCTGGTGTTCGCGACGCTCGCGGCCGTCGTCAGCCACGGTGTCTCCTACCGGGAGAACTACCTCGCGGCCGGGGCGTGGCGCCGCGTCTCGCCGGGGGAGCGTCTCTACGCACCGTACGGTCGGGTCCTCGTGATGCACCTCACCATCGTCGTGGGCGCGTTCGTCGTCTCCGCGGCCGGGACGTCGGTGGCCGCGCTGGTCGTGATGGTGCTCGTGAAGACGGCCCTCGACCTCCGGGCACACCTGCGGGAACACGAGCGCGAGGGGCGACGGTCGAGCGAGGGCGAGCGACCGGTCGCGCAGTGA